The Callospermophilus lateralis isolate mCalLat2 chromosome 3, mCalLat2.hap1, whole genome shotgun sequence genome has a segment encoding these proteins:
- the Znf335 gene encoding zinc finger protein 335 isoform X1 yields the protein MEENEVESSSDAAPRSGRPEEPSESGLCVCTSEAVSADSSDAASVPGPGEADDSGVGQSSDRGGRSLEEVSESSSSTDPLPHGYLPDSSSVSHGPVAGVPGGPPALVHSSALPDPSMLVSDCAASSSDLGSAIDKIIESTIGPDLIQSCITVTSAEDAGAEATRYLILQGPDDGAPMTSPMSSSTLARSLATIEALSDGPTSTSTCLEPPEEVQGGASSLAQLPPASGTEELDLQSLEAMMEVVVVQQFKCRMCQYRSGTKATLLRHMRERHFRPAAAAAGKKGRLRKCGPLTKSQEEEGPEEEEEDDIVDAGAIDDLEEDSDYNPAEDEPRGRQLRLQRPTPSSPRPRRRPGRPRKLPRLETSDLSAAGGGDPLVSSQSTKSPLGSPDPEAPSSSGPGHLEALGKAGKVTMEPGVSQSDTEIAAPSCQEEPDAPPRRRGRPSRRFLGKKYRKYYYKSPKPLLRPYLCRICGSRFLSHEDLRFHVNSHEAGDPQLFKCLQCSYRSRRWSSLKEHMFNHVGSKPYKCDECSYTSVYRKDVIRHAAVHSRDRKKRPDPTPKLSSFPCPVCGRVYPMQKRLTQHMKTHSTEKPHMCDKCGKSFKKRYTFKMHLLTHIQAVANRRFKCEFCEFVCEDKKALLNHQLSHVSDKPFRCSFCPYRTFREDFLLSHVAVKHTGAKPFACEYCHFSTRHKKNLRLHVRCRHASSFEEWGRRHPEEPPSRRRPFFSLQQIEELKQQHSAAPGPPPSSPGPPEIPPEAAPFQAPETPPLLCSDTLGSATIIYQQGAEESTAMATQTALDLLLNMSAQRELEGTALQVAVVKSEDVEAGLASSGGQPSPEDTTPQVVTLHVAEPGGSVTAESQLGTPDLQQITLAPGPFGGAGYSVITAPTMEEGTSAPGTPYSEEPPGEAAQAVVVSDTLKEAGTHYIMAADGTQLHHIELTADGSISFPSSDALTSGAKWPLLQCGGLPRDGSEPPSPAKTLRVGDSQHSASPPPAASKTLGLAVPPSPPSAATAASKKFSCKICAEAFPGRAEMESHKRAHAGPGTFKCPDCPFSARQWPEVRAHMAQHSSLRPHQCSQCSFASKNKKDLRRHMLTHTNEKPFSCHLCGQRFNRNGHLKFHIQRLHSPDGRKSGTPTVRTPARTPTQTIILNSDDETLATLHTALQSSHGVLGPERLQQALGQEHIIVAQEQTVSNQEEATYIQEITTADGQTVQHLVTSDNQVQYIISQDGVQHLLPQEYVVVPDGHHIQVQEGQITHIQYEQGAPFLQESQIQYVPVSPGQQLVTQAQLEAAAHSAVTAVADAAMAQAQGLFGTEEAVPEHVQQLQHQGIEYDVITLADD from the exons ATGGAGGAGAACGAGGTGGAGAGCAGTAGCGACGCCGCCCCTCGTTCTGGGCGGCCCGAGGAACCTTCGGAGAGTGGCCTGTGCGTGTGCACTTCAGAAGCCGTGTCTGCCGATAGCAGCGACGCCGCGTCCGTCCCAGGACCGGGGGAGGCCGACGACTCTGGCGTGGGGCAAAGCTCAGACCGCGGTGGCCGCTCTCTG GAAGAGGTGTCTGAGAGCAGCTCAAGCACCGACCCTCTGCCTCATGGCTACCTCCCTGATTCGTCTTCCGTGTCCCATGGGCCTGTGGCAGGGGTGCCAGGCGGGCCCCCGGCACTGGTGCACTCCAGCGCTCTCcccgaccccagcatgctggtgtCCGACTGCGCAGCCTCCTCCTCAGACCTGGGCTCTGCCATTGACAAGATCATCGAGTCCACCATCGGGCCCGACCTCATCCAGA GCTGCATCACCGTGACCAGTGCTGAAGATGCTGGGGCTGAGGCCACTCGCTATCTGATCCTGCAGGGCCCAGATGATG GCGCCCCCATGACATCACCAATGTCCAGTTCCACCCTGGCCCGCAGCCTGGCCACCATCGAGGCCCTGTCAGATGGCCCCACGTCCACATCCACATGCCTGGAGCCACCGGAGGAGGTGCAGGGTGGGGCCAGCTCCCTGGCACAGCTGCCCCCGGCCTCTGGCACTGAGGAGCTGGACCTCCAGAGCCTGGAGGCCATGATGGAAGTGGTGGTGGTGCAGCAGTTCAAGTGCAGGATGTGCCAGTACCGCAGCGGCACCAAGGCCACGCTGCTGCGGCACATGCGGGAGCGGCACTTCCGCCCAG cagcagcagcagccggtAAGAAGGGACGTCTCCGGAAATGCGGCCCATTGACCAAGAGCCAGGAGGAGGAGGGgcccgaggaggaggaggaggatgacatTGTAGATGCCGGTGCCATTGATGACCTGGAGG AGGACAGCGACTACAATCCAGCTGAGGATGAGCCCCGAGGCCGGCAGCTTCGGCTCCAGCGTCCCACACCCAGTTCCCCAAGACCACGACGGAGACCTGGCCGGCCCCGGAAGCTGCCTCGTCTGGAGACCTCAGACCTGTCTGCTG CAGGTGGGGGAGATCCTCTAGTGAGCTCGCAGAGCACCAAGAGCCCTCTGGGGTCACCAGATCCTGAGGCTCCCAGCTCCTCAGGCCCCGGACACCTGGAGGCCCTGGGCAAGGCCGGCAAGGTCACCATGGAGCCTGGTGTGAGCCAATCCGACACAGAGATTGCAGCCCCATCCTGCCAGGAGGAGCCCGATGCCCCACCGCGCCGCCGTGGTCGACCTTCCCGGCGATTTCTGGGCAAGAAATACCGAAA GTATTATTACAAGTCGCCCAAACCGCTTCTGAGGCCCTATCTGTGCCGCATTTGTGGCTCACGCTTCCTGTCCCATGAGGACCTGCGCTTCCACGTCAACTCCCACGAGGCTGGTGACCCCCAGCTCTTCAAGTGCCTGCAGTGCAGCTACCGCTCCCGCCGCTGGTCCTCACTCAAG GAGCACATGTTCAACCACGTGGGCAGCAAGCCCTACAAGTGTGACGAGTGTAGCTACACCAGTGTCTACCGCAAGGACGTCATTCGGCATGCGGCTGTTCACAGCCGAGACAG GAAGAAGAGGCCAGACCCG ACCCCAAAACTGAGCTCTTTCCCCTGCCCTGTGTGCGGCCgcgtgtaccccatgcagaagagACTGACACAGCACATGAAGACGCATAGCACTGAGAAGCCCCACATGTGTGACAAG TGTGGAAAGTCCTTTAAGAAGCGCTATACCTTCAAAATGCACCTGCTCACACACATCCAGGCAGTCGCCAACCGCAG GTTTAAGTGTGAGTTCTGTGAGTTCGTCTGTGAGGACAAGAAGGCACTGCTGAACCACCAGCTCTCCCACGTCAGCGACAAGCCCTTCAGATGCAGCTTTTGTCCCTACCGTACCTTCCGCGAGGACTTCCTGCTGTCCCACGTGGCTGTCAAGCACACAG GAGCCAAGCCCTTTGCCTGTGAGTACTGCCACTTCAGCACGCGCCACAAGAAGAACCTGCGCCTGCACGTGCGCTGCCGCCACGCAAGCAGCTTCGAGGAGTGGGGGCGGCGCCACCCCGAGGAGCCCCCCTCCCGCCGCCGCCCCTTCTTCTCCCTGCAGCAGATTGAGGAACTGAAGCAGCAGCACAGCGCAGCCCCTGGGCCACCCCCCAGCTCCCCGGGGCCTCCTGAG ATCCCCCCAGAGGCAGCACCTTTCCAGGCGCCTGAGACTCCCCCGCTTCTCTGTTCTGACACTCTGGGCAGTGCTACCATCATCTACCAGCAAG GAGCTGAGGAGTCCACTGCAATGGCCACTCAGACGGCTCTGGATCTGCTGCTGAACATGAGTGCCCAGCGGGAGCTAGAGGGCACAGCCCTGCAG GTGGCCGTGGTGAAGTCAGAGGACGTGGAAGCAGGGTTAGCGTCTTCTGGTGGGCAGCCCTCCCCCGAAGACACCACTCCACAGGTGGTCACCCTCCATGTGGCAGAGCCTGGGGGCAGTGTGACTGCTGAGAGCCAGCTAGGCACTCCTGATCTACAGCAGATCACCTTGGCACCTGGTCCATTTGGTGGAGCTGGCTACAGTGTCATCACAGCACCCACCATGGAGGAGGGGACATCGGCTCCTGGCACACCTTACAG TGAAGAGCCCCCAGGGGAGGCAGCCCAGGCTGTGGTTgtaagtgataccctcaaagaagCTGGCACTCACTACATCATGGCTGCTGATGGGACCCAGTTGCACCACATCGAG TTGACTGCAGATGGCTCCATCTCCTTCCCCAGCTCAGATGCCCTGACCTCTGGAGCCAAGTGGCCCCTTCTGCAGTGTGGGGGGCTGCCCAGAGATGGTTCCGAGCCACCGTCTCCAGCCAAGACCCTCCGGGTAGGGGACTCCCAGCATTCTGCCTCCCCACCTCCTGCAGCCAGCAAAACCCTGGGCCTGGCAGTGCCCCCCTCCCCACCATCTGCAGCCACTGCAGCATCAAAAAAGTTTTCCTGCAAGATTTGTGCTGAGGCCTTCCCTGGCCGAGCTGAGATGGAGAGTCACAAACGGGCCCATGCTGGGCCTGGCACCTTCAAGTGCCCTGACTGCCCCTTCAGTGCCCGCCAGTGGCCCGAGGTCCGG GCCCACATGGCACAGCACTCAAGCTTGCGGCCCCACCAGTGCAGCCAGTGCAGCTTTGCCTCGAAGAACAAGAAGGACCTGAGGCGGCACATGCTGACCCACACCAATGAGAAGCCTTTCTCGTGCCATCTCTGCGGGCAGCG TTTCAACCGTAACGGGCACCTCAAGTTCCATATCCAGCGGCTGCACAGTCCTGATGGGAGGAAGTCTGGCACCCCGACAGTCCGCACCCCAGCACGGACCCCCACCCAGACCATCATCCTGAATAGTGACGACGAGACACTGGCCACACTGCATA CTGCCCTCCAGTCCAGTCATGGGGTCCTGGGCCCAGAGAGGCTACAGCAGGCCCTGGGCCAGGAACACATTATTGTGGCCCAGGAACAGACGGTGAGCAATCAG GAGGAAGCCACCTACATCCAAGAGATCACCACAGCAGATGGTCAGACGGTACAGCACCTGGTGACCTCGGACAACCAG GTACAGTATATCATCTCTCAGGATGGTGTCCAGCACCTGCTGCCCCAGGAATATGTTGTGGTCCCTGATGGCCACCACATCCAG GTACAGGAGGGCCAGATCACACACATCCAGTATGAACAAGGAGCCCCGTTCCTCCAGGAGTCCCAG ATCCAGTATGTGCCCGTATCCCCAGGCCAGCAGCTGGTCACACAGGCTCAGCTTGAGGCTGCAGCCCACTCTGCCGTCACAG CGGTGGCTGATGCTGCCATGGCCCAAGCCCAGGGCCTGTTTGGCACAGAGGAGGCAGTGCCCGAACACGTGCAACAGCTGCAGCACCAGGGCATCGAGTACGACGT
- the Znf335 gene encoding zinc finger protein 335 isoform X4 gives MEENEVESSSDAAPRSGRPEEPSESGLCVCTSEAVSADSSDAASVPGPGEADDSGVGQSSDRGGRSLEEVSESSSSTDPLPHGYLPDSSSVSHGPVAGVPGGPPALVHSSALPDPSMLVSDCAASSSDLGSAIDKIIESTIGPDLIQSCITVTSAEDAGAEATRYLILQGPDDGAPMTSPMSSSTLARSLATIEALSDGPTSTSTCLEPPEEVQGGASSLAQLPPASGTEELDLQSLEAMMEVVVVQQFKCRMCQYRSGTKATLLRHMRERHFRPAAAAAGKKGRLRKCGPLTKSQEEEGPEEEEEDDIVDAGAIDDLEEDSDYNPAEDEPRGRQLRLQRPTPSSPRPRRRPGRPRKLPRLETSDLSADPEAPSSSGPGHLEALGKAGKVTMEPGVSQSDTEIAAPSCQEEPDAPPRRRGRPSRRFLGKKYRKYYYKSPKPLLRPYLCRICGSRFLSHEDLRFHVNSHEAGDPQLFKCLQCSYRSRRWSSLKEHMFNHVGSKPYKCDECSYTSVYRKDVIRHAAVHSRDRKKRPDPTPKLSSFPCPVCGRVYPMQKRLTQHMKTHSTEKPHMCDKCGKSFKKRYTFKMHLLTHIQAVANRRFKCEFCEFVCEDKKALLNHQLSHVSDKPFRCSFCPYRTFREDFLLSHVAVKHTGAKPFACEYCHFSTRHKKNLRLHVRCRHASSFEEWGRRHPEEPPSRRRPFFSLQQIEELKQQHSAAPGPPPSSPGPPEIPPEAAPFQAPETPPLLCSDTLGSATIIYQQGAEESTAMATQTALDLLLNMSAQRELEGTALQVAVVKSEDVEAGLASSGGQPSPEDTTPQVVTLHVAEPGGSVTAESQLGTPDLQQITLAPGPFGGAGYSVITAPTMEEGTSAPGTPYSEEPPGEAAQAVVVSDTLKEAGTHYIMAADGTQLHHIELTADGSISFPSSDALTSGAKWPLLQCGGLPRDGSEPPSPAKTLRVGDSQHSASPPPAASKTLGLAVPPSPPSAATAASKKFSCKICAEAFPGRAEMESHKRAHAGPGTFKCPDCPFSARQWPEVRAHMAQHSSLRPHQCSQCSFASKNKKDLRRHMLTHTNEKPFSCHLCGQRFNRNGHLKFHIQRLHSPDGRKSGTPTVRTPARTPTQTIILNSDDETLATLHTALQSSHGVLGPERLQQALGQEHIIVAQEQTVSNQEEATYIQEITTADGQTVQHLVTSDNQVQYIISQDGVQHLLPQEYVVVPDGHHIQVQEGQITHIQYEQGAPFLQESQIQYVPVSPGQQLVTQAQLEAAAHSAVTAVADAAMAQAQGLFGTEEAVPEHVQQLQHQGIEYDVITLADD, from the exons ATGGAGGAGAACGAGGTGGAGAGCAGTAGCGACGCCGCCCCTCGTTCTGGGCGGCCCGAGGAACCTTCGGAGAGTGGCCTGTGCGTGTGCACTTCAGAAGCCGTGTCTGCCGATAGCAGCGACGCCGCGTCCGTCCCAGGACCGGGGGAGGCCGACGACTCTGGCGTGGGGCAAAGCTCAGACCGCGGTGGCCGCTCTCTG GAAGAGGTGTCTGAGAGCAGCTCAAGCACCGACCCTCTGCCTCATGGCTACCTCCCTGATTCGTCTTCCGTGTCCCATGGGCCTGTGGCAGGGGTGCCAGGCGGGCCCCCGGCACTGGTGCACTCCAGCGCTCTCcccgaccccagcatgctggtgtCCGACTGCGCAGCCTCCTCCTCAGACCTGGGCTCTGCCATTGACAAGATCATCGAGTCCACCATCGGGCCCGACCTCATCCAGA GCTGCATCACCGTGACCAGTGCTGAAGATGCTGGGGCTGAGGCCACTCGCTATCTGATCCTGCAGGGCCCAGATGATG GCGCCCCCATGACATCACCAATGTCCAGTTCCACCCTGGCCCGCAGCCTGGCCACCATCGAGGCCCTGTCAGATGGCCCCACGTCCACATCCACATGCCTGGAGCCACCGGAGGAGGTGCAGGGTGGGGCCAGCTCCCTGGCACAGCTGCCCCCGGCCTCTGGCACTGAGGAGCTGGACCTCCAGAGCCTGGAGGCCATGATGGAAGTGGTGGTGGTGCAGCAGTTCAAGTGCAGGATGTGCCAGTACCGCAGCGGCACCAAGGCCACGCTGCTGCGGCACATGCGGGAGCGGCACTTCCGCCCAG cagcagcagcagccggtAAGAAGGGACGTCTCCGGAAATGCGGCCCATTGACCAAGAGCCAGGAGGAGGAGGGgcccgaggaggaggaggaggatgacatTGTAGATGCCGGTGCCATTGATGACCTGGAGG AGGACAGCGACTACAATCCAGCTGAGGATGAGCCCCGAGGCCGGCAGCTTCGGCTCCAGCGTCCCACACCCAGTTCCCCAAGACCACGACGGAGACCTGGCCGGCCCCGGAAGCTGCCTCGTCTGGAGACCTCAGACCTGTCTGCTG ATCCTGAGGCTCCCAGCTCCTCAGGCCCCGGACACCTGGAGGCCCTGGGCAAGGCCGGCAAGGTCACCATGGAGCCTGGTGTGAGCCAATCCGACACAGAGATTGCAGCCCCATCCTGCCAGGAGGAGCCCGATGCCCCACCGCGCCGCCGTGGTCGACCTTCCCGGCGATTTCTGGGCAAGAAATACCGAAA GTATTATTACAAGTCGCCCAAACCGCTTCTGAGGCCCTATCTGTGCCGCATTTGTGGCTCACGCTTCCTGTCCCATGAGGACCTGCGCTTCCACGTCAACTCCCACGAGGCTGGTGACCCCCAGCTCTTCAAGTGCCTGCAGTGCAGCTACCGCTCCCGCCGCTGGTCCTCACTCAAG GAGCACATGTTCAACCACGTGGGCAGCAAGCCCTACAAGTGTGACGAGTGTAGCTACACCAGTGTCTACCGCAAGGACGTCATTCGGCATGCGGCTGTTCACAGCCGAGACAG GAAGAAGAGGCCAGACCCG ACCCCAAAACTGAGCTCTTTCCCCTGCCCTGTGTGCGGCCgcgtgtaccccatgcagaagagACTGACACAGCACATGAAGACGCATAGCACTGAGAAGCCCCACATGTGTGACAAG TGTGGAAAGTCCTTTAAGAAGCGCTATACCTTCAAAATGCACCTGCTCACACACATCCAGGCAGTCGCCAACCGCAG GTTTAAGTGTGAGTTCTGTGAGTTCGTCTGTGAGGACAAGAAGGCACTGCTGAACCACCAGCTCTCCCACGTCAGCGACAAGCCCTTCAGATGCAGCTTTTGTCCCTACCGTACCTTCCGCGAGGACTTCCTGCTGTCCCACGTGGCTGTCAAGCACACAG GAGCCAAGCCCTTTGCCTGTGAGTACTGCCACTTCAGCACGCGCCACAAGAAGAACCTGCGCCTGCACGTGCGCTGCCGCCACGCAAGCAGCTTCGAGGAGTGGGGGCGGCGCCACCCCGAGGAGCCCCCCTCCCGCCGCCGCCCCTTCTTCTCCCTGCAGCAGATTGAGGAACTGAAGCAGCAGCACAGCGCAGCCCCTGGGCCACCCCCCAGCTCCCCGGGGCCTCCTGAG ATCCCCCCAGAGGCAGCACCTTTCCAGGCGCCTGAGACTCCCCCGCTTCTCTGTTCTGACACTCTGGGCAGTGCTACCATCATCTACCAGCAAG GAGCTGAGGAGTCCACTGCAATGGCCACTCAGACGGCTCTGGATCTGCTGCTGAACATGAGTGCCCAGCGGGAGCTAGAGGGCACAGCCCTGCAG GTGGCCGTGGTGAAGTCAGAGGACGTGGAAGCAGGGTTAGCGTCTTCTGGTGGGCAGCCCTCCCCCGAAGACACCACTCCACAGGTGGTCACCCTCCATGTGGCAGAGCCTGGGGGCAGTGTGACTGCTGAGAGCCAGCTAGGCACTCCTGATCTACAGCAGATCACCTTGGCACCTGGTCCATTTGGTGGAGCTGGCTACAGTGTCATCACAGCACCCACCATGGAGGAGGGGACATCGGCTCCTGGCACACCTTACAG TGAAGAGCCCCCAGGGGAGGCAGCCCAGGCTGTGGTTgtaagtgataccctcaaagaagCTGGCACTCACTACATCATGGCTGCTGATGGGACCCAGTTGCACCACATCGAG TTGACTGCAGATGGCTCCATCTCCTTCCCCAGCTCAGATGCCCTGACCTCTGGAGCCAAGTGGCCCCTTCTGCAGTGTGGGGGGCTGCCCAGAGATGGTTCCGAGCCACCGTCTCCAGCCAAGACCCTCCGGGTAGGGGACTCCCAGCATTCTGCCTCCCCACCTCCTGCAGCCAGCAAAACCCTGGGCCTGGCAGTGCCCCCCTCCCCACCATCTGCAGCCACTGCAGCATCAAAAAAGTTTTCCTGCAAGATTTGTGCTGAGGCCTTCCCTGGCCGAGCTGAGATGGAGAGTCACAAACGGGCCCATGCTGGGCCTGGCACCTTCAAGTGCCCTGACTGCCCCTTCAGTGCCCGCCAGTGGCCCGAGGTCCGG GCCCACATGGCACAGCACTCAAGCTTGCGGCCCCACCAGTGCAGCCAGTGCAGCTTTGCCTCGAAGAACAAGAAGGACCTGAGGCGGCACATGCTGACCCACACCAATGAGAAGCCTTTCTCGTGCCATCTCTGCGGGCAGCG TTTCAACCGTAACGGGCACCTCAAGTTCCATATCCAGCGGCTGCACAGTCCTGATGGGAGGAAGTCTGGCACCCCGACAGTCCGCACCCCAGCACGGACCCCCACCCAGACCATCATCCTGAATAGTGACGACGAGACACTGGCCACACTGCATA CTGCCCTCCAGTCCAGTCATGGGGTCCTGGGCCCAGAGAGGCTACAGCAGGCCCTGGGCCAGGAACACATTATTGTGGCCCAGGAACAGACGGTGAGCAATCAG GAGGAAGCCACCTACATCCAAGAGATCACCACAGCAGATGGTCAGACGGTACAGCACCTGGTGACCTCGGACAACCAG GTACAGTATATCATCTCTCAGGATGGTGTCCAGCACCTGCTGCCCCAGGAATATGTTGTGGTCCCTGATGGCCACCACATCCAG GTACAGGAGGGCCAGATCACACACATCCAGTATGAACAAGGAGCCCCGTTCCTCCAGGAGTCCCAG ATCCAGTATGTGCCCGTATCCCCAGGCCAGCAGCTGGTCACACAGGCTCAGCTTGAGGCTGCAGCCCACTCTGCCGTCACAG CGGTGGCTGATGCTGCCATGGCCCAAGCCCAGGGCCTGTTTGGCACAGAGGAGGCAGTGCCCGAACACGTGCAACAGCTGCAGCACCAGGGCATCGAGTACGACGT